The Lutra lutra chromosome 16, mLutLut1.2, whole genome shotgun sequence genome segment AGAAGAGGCAGAAGGTGTCTTATATACCTTCTGACTGGTTTCATGTCATTTGTAAGCTTTAATTTCTCACCATTGTAGGCAAAATCCTATGCCAGAAACACTCCTTAACCTTTTTATTGACCTGGAACTCACATGTTGTAAGATTAACACCTCTCAGTTGGGCAGCTTGATGGGTTTTTACATTTATGGACATATGTGTGTCTGCCTCCCAAATCAAGATAATAGAATTTTTCCATcgagcaatattttttttttcccgtttGATACAAACTCTGTTTTCTGTTGTTAGAGGCCATATGCTGTGGAAGCCCACATCGAGGGTGGCCTACCTTCTTATTTGCAGTGGCTGTAATAATGTTGTCAATATTCTTGGGTTTTCTAGCAATGATGGTGGAGCTCTGCTAGAGTCATGAGTCCTGGGCTTGGACTCTGCCACCACCTggctgtgaccctgggcaggccACCTCAGCTCATCTTCATCTCCTCCGTAATTGGAAAGAGGAGGGTTAGGTCTTCAAGGACTTTGTGCTTTGACAACCAGTGTGAGTCAAAACTAGTTCGGCCCGAGTAGTATAATAAACCTGTCATTTGTCAGAGCCTCACCTTCAGCTTCATACTGCACGGTACTCACCTCCACAGCAGCCCCATGCGATCAGTATTAAACAATGCTGTGTTACAGATAAGAGACTGAAGCTCACCGCAGACACTTGTctgacttggccaaggtcactcGGCTAATAAACGGTGGCTTTAACTAAACTCAGTTCAGTCTCCCAAGTCCTAAGCTGCTGCTTGCCCCGGGGGAAGGCTGACGGGTGTCTCATGTGGCTCATGGCTTGTGttgcttcagacttttcttccttctggctctgccaccagcCAGAGGCCCGGGGGAGTCCTGCTGTGAGTCTGCCTTCTGGTCCTGTGTGCTGGTCGGTCGCCGTGATTTTCTCCTTTGGGGGAGAGCTGTGTTCTTGAGCCTATGGGTGAATCATATCCTCCCCAGCTGATTTGAGCTTTTCAAGGTCTTCCACCTCCACCTTTGAACCTAATTACCTTTCCTCCTGTGCCTCACGTTGGGTTCTCTTTAAGGGAACAAATTGCTTCTGCTCTCGCCTTTTCTTGCCCAGCTCTTGTGGTGTTAAATATTCTGGAATGCTTTCATCTAGAGTAGAGTAGAGCTGAAGAGTCCCTGGCCAGAACCACCCctagggggccctgggtggggcgGGTCACTTGGTTCAcagtccttccccctccccttcaaggGCTAACCTTGAGTGAGCCCTTCTCAGCCTCTGGTCAACAGAGTCTGATTGGTTTCCCTCATCAGCTCACTATCCAGGCTGTGCCAGGACTGTCAGCTAGAGGAAGTCTCTGAAGCAAACAGGAAGCACGATAGACACCCATCAGCTGGAATTGCTCACTCTTTTACCAGGAAGGACAAAAAGTATGAACTGGGTGACTTCATGCTTAGAGAAGAGACGTTTCTGGTGGAGGCTAAAGCAAAGGGCGATAGTCCCGCAGCATCTGGTGTCTTGAAGGCCTCAGTAGTtggccccacccccaacctgatCGCCCTCTGTTGTCCATGGCACTGATCTGGGTCTGTCTTACAGTTTCTTgcattcctccctcctttctctatcAGCTGTAGCTCGTGTGCTTGAGTTGGCTGCCTAGAATCCTTGGGGggaacttattttataaaaacattctcTGGACTCTACTTCTAGAGATTTTAATTCAGGGGGCCagtgttatttttctaaatgtcctGTGTGGTTCTGATAACAGAAAGTTTGGTATTCACTTATCCACAGTGTCCAGAGTAGAGAAGCCAGGGTAAGGTAGAGCAGTGTTTTGCTCTCTCTCCGGCACCCGGCCCCAGAACTGGCTGGGTGTATGTTCAGGAGTGTAGGTCCCTTCTGCCCTTTCATGTGCATTGCTGGGGAAAGTGTAGCGCAGCCCCCAGCCCTTGCAGTCGCTCCCATTTCCTGTGAAGACGATGAGGTTGGGGATAGTGCTTCCCCTCCATGACCTCTGAACAAACCAAGGCTGAGATTTGGAAGGTGAGGGGAGCAGCTCATGTCAAGGAGAGTCTTTTGTCATGGGTCTGAAGCTCTACCCATTGAGCAGCTTCGTGAACATATCCAGGAGGAAATCCATCCTACTTACGTGTTTTTCCTGGTGTTGGAGAAACtggcttaaaaaatgaaatctttggggcgcctgggtggctcagtgggttaagccgctgccttcggctcaggtcatgatctcggggtcctgggatcgagtcccacatcgggctctctgctcagcagggagcctgcttctctctctctctctctctctctctctgcctgcctctccgtctacttgtgatctctctctgtcaaataaataaataaaatctttaaaaaaaaaaaaaaatgaaatctttggcCCATTCTGGATCTTGTAAGAAACTGACTACAACTTgggctccttttttttctttaatcatttaattttttaaaaagatttttatctatatgccaaaaagagcatgagcagggggagcagcaggcggagagagaagcatgTTTCCCctcagagcaaggagccctattcgggacttgatcccaggactctgggatcatgacctgaaccaaaggcagacacttaactgactgagctacccatgttCCTGGTTTTGTCtgaaagaagacttttttttttcttttacagcatTTTTGGTTATAATTCCATCACCTGAGCACCCGTGGATAATTCTTGCCATTGGTTCAGAAGATTCCTAGCAGCAGACAAGCTCAGTGCATGAACTTACCTTTGCCACCTGCTAGGGCGCATCCTCAGCTTCCCAGGCTTGGGAGTGGAGGGCAGAAAGCTTCCTGGGGTTCTGGGTGTGGCCTTCACCTGTCTGAAACACTCCCTGGTCTTCATGTGCCCTTTGGGGCAAAATCAGCTTCTTCCATGGCTTTGTTGTCTGGGAAGGTTGAATACCTTTAGTCATGTGATCACCAAGTGGGGCCAGGAAAACCACAAGGCCACGCAGGCCATAAAAAGTACAATATGTGCCTGCTCAGGTGTCTCTGGAGGGCAGGACCAGCATCCAGGCAGAACATGTCACCAGCCTGTGTGTGCCAGGCAGAGCACCTacagtactttattattttttttaatattttatttatttatttgacaagagatcacaagtaggcagagaggcaggcagagagagagaggaggaagcaggctccctgccaagcagagagcccgatgcgggactcgatcgcaggaccctgagatcatgacccgagctgaaggcagaggcttaaaccactgagccacccaggcgcccgacctacagcacttaaaaaaaacaaaaaaacaaaaaacaaaacagggtcacctgggtggctcagtgggttaagtgtctgactcttgattctgcctcagatcatgatcttagggttgtgagatcaagccctgcattgggctccccactcagggggaggtctgcttttttccttctcccttctctcactCCCTGCTTGGTCtttctaactctctctctctctctctctcaaataaataaataaaacatctttaaaaagataaaaaatttaaaaaataaatagagactAAGCCCTCCTCCAGACCTTCATCAGAACCTCCAGGGGCTGGCTGCATAGGTAATTTTGACGTGCAGACAAGGTCAGGAACCACCGGATAAGAGTTATTTGTCCCTCCTCCTGGCTTGTTAACAATACCAGGTTCTGTCTGGGAAGGATCTGGAAACCCACTGATTGGATAGGGACAAGACTTAGATGTTatctctgtgtcttttgactggtgGGTGCTGGTTACTCACCACCCCAGTAGCCCTCAGTCCCAGCTGCTCTTGTTTTGTTGCAATCGGGGACTTCATCTTCTGTCCCCATTCCCTCATACCTCCTGTAGTGCCCCAGCCGCACTCTGCCGCCCAGCCAAGATGATGTGTCACGTGGATTTGTGGTAATAACCAACTTGTAATTCCATTGTGGTTTCCCTCTGCTGCTGTCgtcctgcctggccctgggcagcCCCTCCCACTGGTGGAAGTAGTCAGGGCCTGCAAGATCCCTGTGACTGTCGGCGGGAGCCCCACCTTGCAGGCCAGCAAAGCCACTGCCAAGTGGGGGCTCATTCACCAGCAGCCAGAAACCAAACACAGGATGGGCGTTGCCTCCAGCATTCTTCCCACGGGCAGGGAGATGGGCTGGGAGATAAGGGAGCGGGCAGGCAGCCTGGGTCCAGCTCTGTCACCTGTGTGCCGGGTGGCCTTGAGCTGGGCATATGTAACACCTGAGCGTCAAGCTATttacctgaaggaaaaaaaaagggggggattgtTTTAAAGCTTAAGGGAGATGATGGTTGTGCAATCACTCAGTAAACGCTAGCTGTCCCTCCAACTGATTTCCTTGGTGAGCACTCTGCATTCCCAGTGTATAAGTAGGCCTTGTGAGGAAGGCTCGCAAAGAAGCCATAAGCACTTGGGCCGCTTGGTTGGCGCAGGCAGTTAAAGGGGCTGGGTCTTGATaccacctcaggtcatgatctcagggtcctgggatggaacctggccttgggctctgtgctcagcgaggagtctgcttaaggattctctctctctccctctccctccatgcaTGTGGGTACATGCTCCTTCACTCACGcactttctctaataaataaataaaacttaaaaaaaaaaaaaaagagaagccaaaAAAGCTAAAAGCATAGACCCTGCCTCAAAGGGCCATAGAGTCTTGCAGACATCAATGACTGGGTGAAAAGAGAACCCCGTAAACTGTAAAATATGGTAGAACTAGCATTTCTTGTCCCTCATCGAGATCCCCCCCCAATAGTGCCTTCCTTTATTCTTGGGGAAGAGGTGGCTCCCATTTCAAACCTCTTTTCCTTTGGCGCAGTCCAGAAAGGAAACTGTTGTTCCTGGCTAGTGAATCATTCTTCCTGAAGCTCACTTTTTAAATGAGTTGCCAGGAGGACAGGGATGTGAAAAAAGGATTTCAGACTGAACAAAGCAAGCCCTTTGCTGTCAGCTTCTTACGTGAGCATAGCCCATCGCTTCCCACAGCTATGTCCTGCTCTTCATTCACGCCCCCGTCCTCTGACTGTGGGGGATGCACTCCCCTTGCTCAGGGGACAGGTCAGGACTGGACTTGGGATCTGCTTCTAAACACTCTACCTGCATTGACTCCATCATGCCAAGGGTAGTTGAATCAAAACTTtctctttcagggcacctgggtggctcagtgggttaaagcctctgccttcggctcaggtcatgatctcagggtcctgggatcgagccccgcatcgcatcgggctctctgctcagcagggagcctgcttccccccacccccagccaccccacctgcctctctgcctacctgtgatctctgtcaaataaataaataaaatctttaaaaaaaaaaatttctctttccagCTTAGGTTCAGATGCTGTACAGATGCTCAGGACCAAATACCTCCTCTCAGCACTCGTCTGTAAAACATCATGTAtatgttctgttattttttagtataagtcTTCTAGAGGCTTCTGAAGATAGGCTCCTCATCCTTCTTTGCGCCTCCAAAGCTATCGCTAACAATGACTAAGCTGTCACCAGCTGCTGGCGGTGCAGGTCTTGGTGTCCCTTGTTTGTCTTTGCCCTCCTGTACCTCCCCAGTTCTTTCTCTGCGTCACCCTCCGCCTCTGCCAGTAGAGAATGGAACTGAGGTCTCTGTTCATAAGGGAAATTTGGCAGCTGTTCCAACTGCCAGCAGAGCTCTCTGGCTTTggtgtgtgtttggttttgtgtgtgtgttgtgttttaaTGTGTATGAGACTTCTGGCCCATCACAAATGAGACAACTGAGGGAACAGGTTCAGGATGGAGGAGCGAATGAGGCTTTGACCCCCGTGCACAGTCCAGCCTCAGACTGAGAAAGTTGGGCGGTCCTTCTCGAGATGGCAGGACAAAATGGCTATTTTGGCAACAACTTGCCCTGGCCAGGCCCTCCCTAGTCCCCGAGTGCCCACAAGCACTTGAGCTTGAGCTTGCTACTGGGACTCCCCGTGCCCTGGGCAGTCTCACCACTCACTTTGGCTGTGCACAGAGGTGGGCCGTGAGCTTAGCTAATGGACCGGAAGTTCATTGTTTGTTCACCTACATCCTGGAGTGTTCCCAGATGATTTTTTGGTACCCCAAGGCGCCTGTTACCTGCCACCAGGCTGCCATATGCTCGTTCTCCTGTGTGTGTTTAATTTGTATGCACATGCACAGAGTTGGGATCAGGAAGCCAGTATGTTTGCTCAGAACCATGAGCCTAAAGTTGGGAGACCACTTTCACTACTCAGATGATTGTAGAGCAAATGGACGTGTCGTACATCCTAGCTAGGGCTCTTCTGCTAACTTCTCGGGCCTGGGGGGCCAGGAGTTGGCAGGAGGGGAGGTAGTCAGGTCCCTGgtcgggggcagagggagagacatgTGATCGAAGAAGGCCTCGCTGAGCAGCCGTCTCTGGTCTGACCGGTACTGCTGATCTCTCTTGCAGTTGGAGGTCCCCCTCCTCCCTGAGTGCCTCTTCGCACAGCGCCGGCCCCCGCCCCACGCTCACTGGTACCACTACAGCAAGACGGGCCATGGCGGGTCGGGGAGGTGCAGCGCGACCCAACGGACCAGCTGCTGGGAACAAGATCTGTCAGTTTAAGCTGGTCCTGCTGGGGGAGTCCGCGGTGGGCAAATCTAGCCTCGTCCTCCGCTTTGTCAAGGGACAGTTCCACGAGTACCAGGAGAGCACAATTGGAGGTGAGTGGGCACAGGGGTTCTGCCAGAGAAGTAACTTGGCCTTGAGGAAAAGGGAGCCGCTTGCCCAGAGAGACTTAACGTGCGGGGGCGGCAGCACCTCTTCCTCACCTGGGCCCTCCGATTGAATCCAACAGCCGGTCTCCCCCCCAGAGTCCCAGTAGTCCTCCATCAAAACTTGGCTCATGATCACAAACTGGCTGCTTCTCCTGATGACAACACTGGAGTATTGTGTGGCCTTGGCTAAGACCTTCCCACTGCCCTGGCCTTTGGGAGGGAAGAGGCTGGGTCTGCATCTCTGAGGGTCCTTCCTACTGTGCCAGGCAGTGCATCTGTCCTGGCCTCTCCTACTTTCCAGAATGGGGAAATGGCCTGGTGAGTGGGCCAGTGTTTCTGAAGCTGACCTTTACCCTTGAGCACAGAGGCCATCCTTGATTTCCCGGTAGTCAGCGTTTAGCACGGAATGGTCTGGACTCGGTCCCCCGCCTTAGTGGCCAGGACAGACCTTGAGGGGCCAGGGCCGACCTTGGGCTTGAGTCATCCTTTCTCTACCCTCTTGGTAGGAGGTTTCCAGGCAGCTGGAAGCTAAATGGGCTGTGTCAGCAGTCTTCTGCTGCCTCCTCAGCACTCAAgtcaggagctggagagagagggaagtgaggCAGTCCCCGGGCTCCTCCTTGagcagtggggcaggggtggtgtAGCAGACAAGGCAAGCAGGCTTCCCCACACGGCTCTCTGGGAGCCTCTGCTGGGTCCCAGGGCGGAGGGGGCTCCCACCTGCCTTGCCCAGCTCTGGGACTCCTCTGAAGCATCTGCATAAGTGCCATGTAGTCCCTCCTTGTCTCCTCAGGCCCAAGATAGGGTCATTGTGTTCCCTGAAGGTCGAGCCACAGCGTGGCCAGTCAGGAGTGGGTCAAGGTCAAAGCTGGGGGTGGTAGCTAGCTGGCATGGCTGGAGATGGCAGGGGCAGCTGGGAAGCCAGCCACCCGGCCTCCGCCTGGCAGCGGAACAGCGTGTACTCTCAGGCGTCCCCAGTGTAGCTGAGTGTGTGACAGTGTCCTCAGGAAACCGAAGGCCAGTAACACCCCTGGGCTGGAGCAAATTCAGGGACTGTGGAGGTTTCCAGCTGGACTGTTCTctgtgaggggagggaggaggaggaggaggagtgggtgGGCACACCCCACCCTTCTGTGCTTGGAGAAGTtttgcctctccttccccttgcGGCATTCCTCTTCAGAGGGTGCTCCCGAAGTGGCTCAAGGGCAGGCAGATTTCCCGCTGCCCTTGCCTGGGTGGGTCTGTAAAGCCTGTGCAGCCCCCTGCCGCCTCAGCACGTGGCAGAAAAACACAGACTCCACATACCCTGCTCGGGGCTGCCTTGGCTGCGGGGCTGCGGGGCTGAGGGCTTCTCTGGGTCAGTCGCAGCAGGGGGCCTCTGAGTGCCAGAGCCCAGGTATGGTACTAGAGACACCTGGGGGTGGCTTCTGGACTCCTTCTTGCCTTGTAACACCACCTTCCCTCTTACAGCGGCCTTCCTCACACAGACGGTCTGTTTGGACGACACAACAGTCAAATTTGAGATCTGGGACACAGCTGGACAGGAGCGGTATCACAGCCTGGCCCCCATGTACTATCGGGGGGCCCAGGCTGCCATCGTGGTCTATGACATCACCAACACAGTAAAGATTTCCCCTTACTTCTCGACACTTTGTTCCTGGATGGGGGTGTGGGCAGATTTCCTCTGTCATTTGGGGGGAGTGTCTCACCAGAATCTCCAGGGCGATGACATCTTAAATGCCTTGGCTTTGTCAGCTCGAGCTTGTCTAGTGAGTGGCCCTGGGCAGAAAgcctcctctgtctctgacatTCTGGCCTTGTCTCCCCAGGACACGTTTGCACGGGCCAAGAACTGGGTGAAGGAGCTACAGAGGCAGGCCAGCCCCAACATCGTCATTGCGCTCGCAGGGAACAAGGCGGACCTGGCCAGCAAGAGAGCCGTGGAATTccaggtggggggatggatgggaCTTGGGGCGGGGTCAGCCAGCTCCACTTGCAGTTCAGCCTCGTCTGCTCTGGGCCTTTGCCACGGGCCGGGAAGTGGCAGGT includes the following:
- the RAB5C gene encoding ras-related protein Rab-5C encodes the protein MAGRGGAARPNGPAAGNKICQFKLVLLGESAVGKSSLVLRFVKGQFHEYQESTIGAAFLTQTVCLDDTTVKFEIWDTAGQERYHSLAPMYYRGAQAAIVVYDITNTDTFARAKNWVKELQRQASPNIVIALAGNKADLASKRAVEFQEAQAYADDNSLLFMETSAKTAMNVNEIFMAIAKKLPKNEPQNAAGAPSRNRGVDLQENNPASRSQCCSN